Part of the Epinephelus fuscoguttatus linkage group LG24, E.fuscoguttatus.final_Chr_v1 genome, TCTGTATGAGTTTACTTTTGATACACTTTCCTGTGAATTCCTCATGCTTAACTAGGCAATTTGAATCCAGCACCAGAATGGCGGACTCCGCCACTGCCAATTCAAATCAACTTTACAGGGATCGAAATACACTGAATAGCTATTACATAAAAAAGGCATTAAACAGCACAATGAATGGGGTTTCATCTCATGGAAATGTAGATTCTAActttcattatattttattgttaataATTCTTTACTTTTCCGGGGCGTCAGTGGGtaagtggtagagcaggcgccccatataaaggctgttgccgcagcggcccgggttcaaatccagcctgtggaccttcgctgcatgtcactccctctctctctctccccctttcacgcttgtatgtcctatcaaataaaagctaaaaatacccaaaaaaaatctttaaaaaaaaaattctttacttttacttaaataacaCTTTGAATGCTGGAATTATACGTCACAGTATTTTACAGTGCTACTTTTTCAAAGCGTTTGCACTGTATGTGTGGTCTCAAATTGGTGAAGACTTTTGTAATtgcttattttttgtttatttgaatgtgTTTCCTTAAGTGGTGGTTCTTTGAGCTCTTACGGCCACCATACTTCTTGTCCACTTCTTAAATTTCTCTCGATTACTGCACAAAAGCACTCACAATGTTTCAGTGTTCACCTGATTAGATACCATTTAAGGCAGCTAATGATGGGCTGATTCATTTGTCTCACCGTATGGTTCGTGCGTATGACACAGCAGTCCACTAGCATGCAGCATGATTAGAAGCAGGGCAGCGCCGCGGGGCGGGATAATCTCAGCAGCTGCAGTGCATAATGTGGACAGTGTGTCGTGCATGGCTCACCATAGCCTTAAGATACAGTTCACTGTACTAATCCTGAGTAAAGGTCATTTCTGCAGTCATGTAGCGGACGCGGGGAGCAAGCACAATGTTCTTCTCTGCATGATTATTTTcagggttttgtttttgcaaatgatTACTGTATCCAgtgaatttgatttaatttccaGTTTTGCCAGGACTGTCCTTTTTGACCGGGCTCTCCTGACTTGCCGTGCTCTTTCTCACCTTCAGACATGAGCAGCCCGTCTGGAGCCATGTTCTGGGGAGTTAAAGCTGAGCTGAGCACGAGTTGAAATTGCTTAGGGgctggagaggggagggggcgTCTTCTGCAGTGTAGGGCTTCAGCTAAGCCTTGTCTCCGGCCTCTGAAGATTTCTCAACATCGCCTTGAGCTCTAAAGCCTCTGTTGTGGATGTGGGGCCTGCGCTCCAATTCCAGGTGCTTAGTTCCCAACCCGCTCTCTTGAAGTATTTCAGGTCCTTCGGGGGGAATTTTTGAGCTTGAGGACAAAATCAATAGACGCTTTTATTTTCGATGAGCAAAGACTCTCTTCATTGAGTGTCTCAAAAGCTTGCGCTCTTTTGAAATAACCAATGAAAGGCATTAGTAATAGTCTCATTCAGCTGATGTGCTCATGGACCGCACGACTAGAACAAGTGCACTGTGGCCTCactggaaaacacaaaaaagaggcTAAAGAGGTATTTAAGACAAATCTGTATGCAATAGAGTCATGATTGTCTGTGCACAGGATGAATTTTAATTTGCTGGAGAATCGAAATTCAAGGCCCGTGGCTCTCCACCTCGTGAAACAAGACATCAAATATGTCCCTGCAGCTGGGGAGCTCGGAGCTGAAGGTGTCGACAGCCGTCAGACATCTCTGGTCCATTTCCTGCATATATtatctgcccccccccccagcccCAGTCCCAGCCCCAGCCTCACCCCcaccctctgtctgcttctcttgCTCCCCTTCTctctgcatgtgtgagtgtgtgcagttgGTCATTTGATGTCACCATAGTGAACCTGCCCTCAGCTATTGGCTCTGACTTTGAAAAGACCCCTCGTGGGCTGAGTCAAATATTTGGATTCATTCAGTTGCTGTGAATCtgattttaatctttatttttgcttaaaaataaaagttaatttaTGCCTGTTGATTTGGGGAATCTATTGGGTGCGATTATGATGAGATATTTCTGGACATTCACCACAATAATCTCCTCAACTCAGAGAAAGCGTGAGGCTGTAAAGGGATTTCATGATGCCCAAAAAgattaaaatattaatacattttaaacactGACTCATCATAAGATTAGACAGGTTAGACACAAATCCAAATCCCCTTTCTTAAAACAGAGGAATTAATAGATCTGCTTAGAATTCCCACAGGGAGAGGGGTGAATAAATTGTATGGTAAGCTTTTAATGTATTCCACCTATAGGAATACATACATAAATGTCTCTCCGTTGagatttatgaaaataaatatgctCTCATTTGGCATTTTCAGGCTATGTATATATGCATGGGCATTCAAATATACGATTGAGATTTTTTAACATATAAATATTCAGTATTCTTTGCTGAATCATAATAAATATTTAGTGCATATGCTGAATAAAAATTGCGCAGACTTAAACTTTTACGCACAGGCTGCACCTGGTCCTCATGTCAAGGCAGTCAAACTGAAatgcctgacttcctgttgcacattagaaaataaaaccCTTGTTGACCATCTGGTTTTATGTCAGATCATAGGTGTCGATTTCAGGGTGACGCAGAGGACACGTCActctcaatatttagaacacaTGTGCTATTTATTTGACAATTTGTGTTAGGTCTGGCCCTGCTTGCATCTGGGTATGTAAATCTATCACAATGCATCATATGTTATAAAGTGATCGGTTTCAGCGTTAAATCTTAAATGTGATGGCCTGCTGACATCTGACTGCAGAGTCTCTGTCAGACGTGATCCGTGTGGAGCCTGAGCTTATTAAGAGTTACCTGCAGTTTTGGCTCTGACCTGCGCAGCTAACGGTGCATATTAAACACCGCAGTGTCGTTAAACAGTGCTGATGATATGCATATTCTTTTACATATTGTCTCTATGCATGAGCGCATCCCGCACTGTTTTAATTTGAAGGCCCTATCTCCTATCTTCCGGTCTTATCCTCACTGCCTTTGACAGCTGGCTGCAGCTGGACGCCGCTGTCCGCGCGCACCTCTCCATCCAGCCAGGACGCGCTCCCGCTCCCCGGTCACAGCCGCTGCCCGGGGCTTGAAGCCACCAATTAGAGGAGCTGAACCCGAGAGATGCGCACTTAATTAACTTCATCTCTTTCCTTTTTGCCGTCCTCAAAGCCCCTCTGTCCTCCGTCACAATTCCCCTCCAGAGCGGCTCCGCGGGTTTTCTGTCATCCGTTCGTCCCCGAAGCGCGCGGAGGAAGTGGCCGGTGGTCTTCCTGGTGAGCGCCGTCGCGATGGTCCTGCTGGCTCTGGCCGTCGCCgtcccgctgctgctgctccgcACCTCCGAGACCTCCGCTCATTACTATGAGATGATGGGCACCTGTCGGATGGTGTGCGACCCGTACACCCCGAAACCGGGAAGCGCCACCGCCATGGAGGTGATCCAGAATGTGAATGGGGTAGCTCCGCATCCGCCCATGGCGCAGGGGAGCCGCGGGGAGCCAGGGCGACCGGGTAAACCGGGATCAAGGGGCCCACCGGGAGAACCAGGACCCCCAGGTCCGAGGGGGCCACCGGGAGAGCGCGGCGACAGTCGACTCGCCTTCCCAGCGATAACCGGACTTGGTGGGGGTGAGAACGCTGAACCGGACGGTGTGAACTCCACAGGCAACAGTTACAGGATCGCTTTTTACGTGGGTCTGAAGAACCCGCATGAGGGATATGAGGTGTTAAAGTTTGACGACGTGATTACAAACTTAGGGAACCACTACGACGCGAGCACCGGGAAGTTCACCTGCCATGTGTCCGGGATCTATTTCTTCACCTACCATGTGTTGATGCGGGGAGGAGACGGCACCAGCATGTGGGCCGACCTGTGCAAAAACGGACAGGTAGGAGCAGAGATGAACATGAGTGCCCCGATCCCAAAACGGCTTTACTTGAGGGGAAACCAGTCCAATTAATAAAACAACCAAATATTATAGTATTATGCCATCATCGCAGCCCAAATTAAATAGAAATCTGAATTTTACGCAGGAAAAAGCGCACAAAATCGCACAAGTTATTCTCCTTAACACGATTTATATAACTGTCTTTTCCTACTATTTACATGTGATGATTCCAGGGCAACATCTGTGATATTTTTAGTCATATCTGAGCATGTGTGCAtactcagtttgtgtgtgtaaacccTGTTTGGATTCGTGTTTCCTCCCAGATGCCAACAGCTCCATGGAGCAGCTGGATGAGGGGTCAGATATGTGTCTCACCATTATCAGTGTTCATTAAAGATGCTGCAAAGGGACTCAAATTTGGATAAGTGTCTGGGTcagaatgtattttttattactgaTCTTAAATAATTAGTGGTGGGTTTAACCTCTAACTATCCTCTATTTTTAAAGCTGCACCACTGCTCACTGTGCCTCTCAGGCACACATGAACTTTTCTGCTTCTGTATATTCTGCTTCTAACACTTATCACAGGAAGTCTCGTCCCCTTTCCCCCCCAGGTACGAGCCAGTGCCATAGCTCAAGACGCAGACCAGAACTACGACTACGCCAGCAACAGCGCTGTGCTGCACTTGGACTCTGGAGACGAGATCTACGTCAAACTGGACGGCGGCAAAGCTCAcggaggcaacaacaacaagtaCAGCACCTTCTCCGGCTTCATCTTATACCCCGATTAAACCACACGGCAGCAGCTCCATGGACAGTGATCACAGCTGAAAACTGTTTCCATTAAAGTGTACGGTCCAATATGTTTCTCCTCTTTTGAAGATAGGTGCCACAACACACAGGCTTATCTGTATGTTCTGTTCATTTAGTGAGGGACcctttgtgtgtttggtttcaCTTAAGTTCAGATGCTCTACTGTCATCAGAGTATCTTACAACTGCAGACCTACAGTAACACCCCATGTACGCTCTGAGCTGAGAAAGTCGTGTTTCCTAAGTTTACTAAATTGCTTTGGGGAAATGAGCTCCAGTAAAGGTCTTACTggctgctcagtgtgtgtgtgttaacggTATCTAATATTTCAGACTGGCCTGATGAAAGAAATCCATTAAAATCGAGAGATAAACTAAAAGTCagagcagctgttttcagagtACACCTTGGCCAGCGGTGTTTGGACCTAAGGCCCGGTCACACCAGTTCATTTCAATGGAATCGCCATGATGAGATGATTCTCTTGTGgggaaaatacaaatattttaaagatattttaacCTTTGTGAACTATGACTCAGTGGAAATCTCAGAGTTCAAGAGTTGTGAcgtgtttgctgacattttcagaaatagCAGAGGTCATGAAAGTCCATTTTTCAGTGGACGGTTAGTTAATATATTGTAATGTTAGTCAtatattgtttttctttgtaatttTATATGTCTGAGGAAAATGTCGGCATTCCCAGCAGCCGTATCTTTTTCCTATTTCATTATGTCTCAGCATTTCCTGCTTGATGTTACTTGCTTGCTAATATGTCACTATGTCATCAAGCTTCTACAAccaagcccccaggaagtgcactgGGCTTTAAAGTCAGTTTTCCTTGTGGCCAagcagtggaattacaacttctggaTCCATCTGGGATGCCATgggacacaaaaaaacagttttccattgacttacattgtaaaagagacatctgtaaatcagtggttaaattttttttcagtgtcacaACTATCGATTTGATGCAttcagtccgataacatttTAGAAGTATAGAAGAGCCGCAATAAtttcatccccattcaagttagcggagagCTAAACGAAGATTAGCCAGTCTGGCCGGTGGAAATTAGCCACTATGCTCTATGGACCCACCCAATCAGAAGACAGTCAAACTCTTTTGGCTTTATGTgcaactgagcaactttcatcgGAGTGACCAGGGCATCTCCAGTTCTATTTATACATCCACGAGTTGTGCAGATCAAACACTCTCTGGTGTGACCAGGCCTTTATTTGGTAACTAAACTACCGACATTCTGAGccacatgattttaaaaaagcccGATCTCcagttatttttctttcttttcttttttgctccaAAGCAGAACGAGCAACAACTCAAACAGACATACTGTAGCCAATGTCTTTCTCCCCATGATTCACCTGCCACACACCTGAACTGGATAAGCCAGGcctgtttcagatgatacgatCAGTTGGTGCGATGACGTCAGTGGAACACATTAGATAAGATGCAAACAATCTAGGCCATCTTGATTGCTATAGCTATAGCAAAACCGTGGTGCTTTGAGTCGTGTTCAGTGTTTCACTCAATAACCCAATAGCCGCACATGAGAGATACAAACGGAAG contains:
- the LOC125884794 gene encoding complement C1q-like protein 2, with the protein product MVLLALAVAVPLLLLRTSETSAHYYEMMGTCRMVCDPYTPKPGSATAMEVIQNVNGVAPHPPMAQGSRGEPGRPGKPGSRGPPGEPGPPGPRGPPGERGDSRLAFPAITGLGGGENAEPDGVNSTGNSYRIAFYVGLKNPHEGYEVLKFDDVITNLGNHYDASTGKFTCHVSGIYFFTYHVLMRGGDGTSMWADLCKNGQVRASAIAQDADQNYDYASNSAVLHLDSGDEIYVKLDGGKAHGGNNNKYSTFSGFILYPD